One Gloeothece verrucosa PCC 7822 DNA window includes the following coding sequences:
- a CDS encoding beta strand repeat-containing protein, with product MAVLTLTTDGGVLDGTSDADLLSFGVGIDGTINGNGGNDTIQALGGAVTGVQTIFANQGDDLVSTAGGFPTTIEAYGGQGNDTLIGGNFSDTIYGSEGTDTIVGSGGDDFLFGGLQSGVSQSGDGADSIDGGTGNDQIFGNLGADTLLGGTGNDSVFGGQDADTISGAGGNDSLVGGEAGDTISGDEGNDTILGGLQTSDQTGDTADSLNGGGGNDVIYGNLGNDTILGDIGSDTIFGGRDNDFIDGGSDADSLVGGEGTDTITGGEGNDTILGGLQTSDQTGDTADSLTGLDGNDVIFGNLGNDTITGDAGSDTIFGGKDNDVLSGGSENDSVVGGEGSDTINGGTENDTLVGGVQSGDQSGDTADTISGGTGDDVIFGNLGADSLVGGDNATSTGTGADTLLGGRDNDIIIGGDGDDSLVGGEGTDTITGGDGNDTIFGGLQSGDQSGDTADTISGGAGNDQIFGNLGSDSILGDAGNDTIFGGREADVIDGGADNDSIVGGEGTDTLLGGDGNDTLVGGLQTTDQTGDTADTINGGAGNDVIFGNLGSDTLVGDVGNDTILGGREADTINGGDGDDSLVGGEASDTLLGGDGNDTIFGGLQTTDQTGDLADTIDGGAGNDSLFGNAGNDSLFGGAGNDSLFGNDGVDTLVGDAGNNYLDGGTGNDILNASAGAGDTVLGGAGADSILGGAGADSLIGGLSATGATQTDDLADTIDGGAGADTIYGNLGDDSLFGGTGTNYLDGGTGNDSLNASAGAGDTVLGGAGADSILGGVGADSLIGGLSATGATQTDDLADTIDGAGGADAIYGNLGDDSLFGNAGNDSIFGNEGNDNLTGGTDNDSIDGGVGNDTINTNDAAAAGNELVFGGAGADSILGGSGADTLIGGLSAAGADQTGDIADTIDGGAGNDTIYGNLGDDSIFGGAGNDSIFGNEGNDNLTGGTDSDTINGGAGNDTINPNDPAAGVNQLVYGGAGADSITGGSGADSLFGGLETADQAGDTADTIDGAGGDDTIYGNLGDDSILGGDGNDSIFGNEGNDNLTGGAGSDTIDGGAGNDTINPNDPAAGVNQLVFGGAGADSITGGSGADSLIGGLSPTGADQTGDTADTIDGAGGNDTIYGNLGDDSLFGNAGDDSIFGGAGGDNITGGDGADTLFGGFSASAAAADQTGDLADTIDGGAGIDIIFGNLGNDSIIGGDGDDSIVGLQGQDTLTGSAGADGFYYQGAAASAVSGADNVDTITDFKAGNEADKIVLSTTANDVFNTVTFAAGTTATLVTGTTVTANSFADLYTQLAATTLGNAATGIAASATGAGNIRIAQINVTGSVGGNYVLINDQNIGIQTTDILINIGNATLAAGDVIVAAPLA from the coding sequence ATGGCTGTTTTAACGTTAACTACTGACGGCGGTGTTCTCGACGGAACGAGTGATGCTGACCTACTGTCGTTTGGTGTAGGCATTGACGGAACAATTAATGGGAATGGGGGAAACGATACAATACAGGCCCTAGGTGGGGCGGTTACCGGGGTTCAAACCATCTTTGCTAACCAAGGAGATGACCTCGTCTCCACTGCTGGAGGTTTTCCCACTACAATTGAAGCCTATGGTGGACAAGGTAATGATACTCTCATCGGCGGTAACTTCAGCGATACGATCTATGGAAGTGAAGGCACTGATACGATCGTAGGCAGTGGAGGAGATGATTTTCTTTTTGGAGGATTGCAAAGCGGCGTTTCTCAAAGCGGTGATGGGGCTGATTCTATTGACGGTGGCACCGGTAATGACCAAATCTTCGGAAATTTAGGTGCTGATACTCTCCTTGGCGGCACAGGAAATGACTCAGTTTTCGGTGGACAAGACGCTGATACTATTAGTGGTGCCGGAGGCAATGACTCCCTAGTAGGTGGAGAAGCCGGCGATACGATCTCAGGGGATGAAGGAAACGACACCATTTTGGGAGGTTTGCAAACCAGCGATCAAACTGGTGATACGGCTGATTCCCTCAACGGGGGCGGCGGTAATGACGTAATCTACGGAAATTTAGGCAATGATACTATCCTCGGAGATATAGGAAGTGACACCATCTTCGGCGGAAGAGATAATGATTTTATAGATGGTGGGTCAGATGCTGACTCCCTGGTAGGTGGAGAAGGCACCGATACGATCACAGGTGGTGAAGGAAACGACACCATTTTGGGAGGATTACAAACCAGCGATCAAACCGGTGATACCGCAGATAGTTTAACGGGTCTGGACGGAAATGACGTAATCTTCGGAAATTTAGGCAATGATACCATCACTGGGGATGCCGGATCTGACACGATCTTTGGTGGAAAAGATAATGATGTCTTAAGTGGTGGGTCAGAAAATGACTCTGTCGTGGGTGGAGAAGGCTCCGATACGATCAACGGAGGTACTGAAAACGACACCCTTGTGGGAGGTGTGCAAAGCGGCGACCAAAGCGGTGATACGGCTGATACGATTAGTGGTGGAACCGGCGATGACGTAATCTTCGGTAATTTAGGTGCTGATAGTCTTGTGGGTGGCGACAATGCTACCTCTACAGGCACAGGTGCTGATACGCTCCTCGGCGGAAGAGATAATGATATCATCATCGGTGGAGATGGCGATGACTCCCTCGTGGGTGGAGAAGGCACCGATACGATCACAGGCGGTGATGGAAACGACACCATTTTCGGAGGTTTGCAATCAGGAGACCAAAGCGGTGACACGGCTGATACGATTAGTGGTGGAGCCGGCAATGACCAAATCTTCGGAAATTTAGGTTCTGATAGTATCCTTGGGGATGCCGGAAATGACACCATCTTCGGTGGAAGAGAGGCTGATGTAATCGATGGTGGGGCAGACAATGACTCCATCGTGGGTGGAGAAGGCACCGATACGCTCTTAGGCGGTGATGGAAACGACACCCTTGTGGGAGGATTGCAAACCACTGATCAAACCGGTGACACGGCTGATACGATCAATGGTGGAGCCGGCAATGACGTAATCTTCGGTAATTTAGGTTCTGATACTCTCGTCGGGGATGTGGGAAATGACACCATATTGGGCGGAAGAGAAGCCGATACGATCAATGGTGGGGATGGTGATGACTCCCTCGTGGGTGGAGAAGCCTCAGATACGCTCTTAGGTGGTGATGGAAACGACACCATTTTCGGAGGATTGCAAACAACCGATCAAACCGGTGACTTGGCTGATACGATCGATGGTGGAGCCGGCAATGACAGTCTCTTCGGTAATGCAGGTAATGACAGTCTGTTTGGTGGAGCCGGCAATGACAGTCTCTTCGGTAATGATGGTGTTGATACTTTAGTTGGTGATGCAGGGAATAACTACCTCGACGGTGGTACAGGCAACGATATTCTAAACGCTAGTGCTGGGGCTGGTGATACCGTTCTCGGTGGTGCAGGTGCTGATAGTATTTTAGGTGGTGCTGGAGCAGACAGCCTGATTGGAGGTTTGTCGGCTACGGGTGCTACTCAAACCGATGACCTTGCTGATACGATCGATGGTGGAGCCGGTGCTGACACTATCTACGGAAATTTAGGTGATGACAGTCTATTTGGTGGTACAGGAACTAACTACCTCGACGGTGGTACAGGCAACGATAGTCTAAACGCTAGTGCTGGGGCTGGTGATACCGTTCTCGGTGGTGCAGGTGCTGATAGTATTTTAGGTGGTGTTGGAGCAGACAGCCTGATTGGAGGTTTGTCGGCTACGGGTGCTACTCAAACCGATGACCTTGCTGATACGATCGATGGTGCAGGCGGTGCTGACGCTATCTACGGCAATTTAGGTGATGACAGTCTATTTGGTAATGCCGGCAACGACAGCATCTTCGGTAATGAAGGTAATGATAATTTAACTGGAGGTACAGATAATGACAGTATCGACGGTGGCGTAGGCAACGATACTATCAATACTAATGACGCGGCTGCGGCTGGCAATGAACTCGTTTTCGGTGGCGCAGGTGCTGATAGTATCCTAGGTGGTAGTGGAGCAGACACCCTGATTGGAGGTTTGTCGGCTGCCGGTGCAGACCAAACCGGTGACATTGCTGATACGATCGATGGTGGAGCCGGCAATGACACTATCTACGGAAACTTAGGTGATGACAGTATTTTCGGTGGAGCCGGCAATGACAGCATCTTCGGTAATGAAGGTAATGATAATTTAACTGGAGGTACAGATAGTGACACCATCAACGGTGGCGCAGGCAATGATACCATAAATCCTAATGATCCGGCTGCGGGTGTCAATCAACTCGTTTACGGTGGCGCAGGTGCTGATAGTATTACAGGTGGTAGTGGAGCAGACAGCCTGTTTGGAGGTTTGGAAACCGCAGACCAAGCCGGTGACACGGCTGATACGATCGATGGTGCAGGCGGCGATGACACTATCTACGGAAATTTAGGTGATGACAGTATTCTCGGTGGAGACGGCAATGACAGCATTTTCGGTAATGAGGGTAATGATAATTTAACTGGAGGTGCAGGTAGTGACACCATCGACGGTGGCGCAGGCAATGATACCATAAATCCTAATGACCCGGCTGCGGGTGTCAATCAACTCGTTTTCGGTGGCGCAGGTGCTGATAGTATTACAGGTGGTAGTGGAGCAGACAGCCTGATTGGAGGTTTGTCGCCTACCGGTGCAGATCAAACCGGTGACACGGCTGATACGATCGATGGTGCAGGCGGCAATGACACTATCTACGGGAATTTGGGTGATGATAGTTTATTTGGTAACGCAGGTGATGATAGCATCTTCGGGGGCGCAGGTGGTGATAACATCACAGGTGGTGACGGAGCAGACACCCTGTTTGGCGGTTTTTCGGCTTCGGCTGCGGCCGCAGACCAAACCGGTGACCTTGCTGATACGATTGATGGTGGAGCCGGCATTGATATTATTTTCGGTAATTTAGGTAATGATAGTATAATCGGTGGAGACGGCGATGACAGCATAGTAGGCTTACAGGGTCAAGATACCCTAACTGGTAGTGCTGGTGCTGACGGATTCTATTATCAAGGTGCCGCCGCTTCAGCAGTAAGTGGAGCCGATAATGTGGATACCATTACAGACTTTAAAGCAGGTAATGAAGCTGATAAAATCGTTTTATCCACAACAGCAAATGATGTCTTTAATACTGTGACGTTTGCTGCCGGCACTACTGCAACTTTAGTAACAGGTACTACCGTTACCGCTAATAGTTTCGCTGATTTGTACACTCAACTTGCGGCAACTACTTTGGGTAATGCAGCTACTGGTATTGCTGCTTCAGCTACAGGTGCTGGCAACATACGAATTGCTCAGATAAATGTAACTGGTAGCGTTGGTGGTAATTACGTTTTAATTAACGACCAGAACATCGGTATTCAGACGACCGATATACTGATCAACATTGGTAATGCTACACTAGCTGCTGGCGATGTCATTGTTGCCGCTCCCTTAGCCTAG
- a CDS encoding ABC transporter ATP-binding protein, protein MTEVIRLDQVSLWRRTQEEFSYDLKKTIFSVLEGKYTQPARKLVLNNINFSVNAGEKVGIIGANGSGKSTLLKVICGILQPTEGQAWVRGQIAPLIELGAGFEPDLPVVDNIVLYGVMLGFSRQHMRSIVDSILDFAELKDYLQAPVKSLSSGMVARLGFAIATEVQPDILILDEVLSVGDESFKNKCKRRMRRFWEANVTILVVSHDLNLIEDSCERAIWLDKGVIKMSGKADEIVDFYLSSVASQT, encoded by the coding sequence ATGACAGAAGTGATTCGACTTGATCAAGTATCTCTATGGCGAAGGACTCAAGAAGAGTTTTCTTATGACCTTAAGAAGACTATTTTCTCGGTTCTAGAGGGCAAATACACTCAACCAGCGAGAAAGTTGGTTTTAAATAATATTAATTTTAGTGTGAATGCCGGTGAGAAGGTGGGGATTATTGGGGCTAATGGTTCTGGTAAGTCTACTTTGTTAAAGGTCATTTGTGGCATTCTTCAACCCACTGAGGGCCAAGCTTGGGTGAGGGGACAAATTGCGCCTTTGATTGAGCTTGGTGCGGGTTTTGAGCCGGATTTGCCGGTGGTGGATAATATTGTTTTGTATGGGGTGATGTTGGGTTTTTCTCGCCAACATATGAGGAGTATTGTTGATTCGATTTTGGATTTTGCTGAGTTGAAAGATTATTTACAGGCTCCGGTGAAGTCTTTGTCTTCGGGTATGGTGGCGAGGTTGGGGTTTGCTATTGCTACTGAGGTGCAGCCGGATATTTTGATTTTAGATGAGGTTCTCTCGGTGGGTGATGAGAGTTTTAAGAATAAGTGTAAGCGTAGAATGCGCCGCTTTTGGGAAGCGAATGTGACGATTTTGGTCGTTTCTCATGATTTGAATTTGATTGAGGATTCTTGTGAGCGGGCAATTTGGCTCGATAAGGGTGTTATTAAGATGAGCGGCAAGGCGGATGAGATAGTGGACTTTTATTTGAGTTCTGTCGCTAGTCAAACTTGA
- a CDS encoding ABC transporter permease, with protein sequence MTITLKNNFKTTQRYFSFQRYYELLSVLVERNLKGRYRGSFLGIYWSMLNPLIMTGIYTSIFGTVFAKYYNHSTLNYVLAAFTGLVVINFFSAATNQALPSVVSNGGLLNKLKLPMSVFPVSLVMANLFQFLFGAFPILAVVTLFNSKNLWNVLALGFPIVALILVSAGIGFLVSTLYVFFRDLPYFYEIVCFVLWMTSPIFYPAEIVPPSVKPFISLNPLLPIIESIRQISLSGALPDFHLIGQAFLSGIIFVALGWSVFRWSQPLFMDLL encoded by the coding sequence ATGACAATCACCCTAAAAAACAATTTCAAAACCACCCAGCGATATTTTTCCTTTCAGCGTTATTACGAGTTGCTCTCGGTTTTAGTAGAGCGCAATTTGAAAGGGCGATATAGAGGCTCATTCTTAGGAATTTATTGGTCTATGTTAAATCCTCTGATTATGACGGGGATTTATACTTCGATTTTTGGGACAGTTTTTGCTAAATATTATAATCATTCTACTTTAAATTATGTATTAGCCGCTTTTACGGGGTTGGTTGTCATTAATTTTTTTAGCGCCGCTACTAACCAAGCTTTGCCCAGTGTGGTGTCTAATGGTGGGCTTCTCAATAAGCTGAAGTTGCCTATGAGCGTTTTTCCGGTTTCTCTGGTAATGGCTAATCTTTTTCAATTTTTGTTCGGGGCCTTTCCCATTTTAGCTGTAGTAACGCTGTTTAATTCTAAAAATTTATGGAATGTATTAGCTTTAGGATTTCCTATTGTGGCGTTGATTTTAGTTAGTGCTGGGATTGGTTTTTTGGTCAGCACGCTCTATGTATTTTTCCGAGATTTGCCTTATTTTTACGAAATTGTTTGTTTTGTTTTGTGGATGACCAGTCCGATTTTTTATCCGGCTGAGATTGTCCCGCCATCGGTAAAGCCTTTTATTAGTCTTAATCCCCTACTTCCCATTATCGAAAGTATTCGACAAATTTCGTTATCAGGAGCCTTGCCGGATTTTCATCTGATTGGTCAGGCTTTTCTGAGTGGTATAATTTTTGTAGCTTTAGGGTGGAGTGTTTTTCGGTGGTCGCAACCCCTGTTTATGGATTTGCTGTAA
- the petP gene encoding cytochrome b6f subunit PetP: protein MEIGQKVKVYRLRDRVSPAVVSKLGKIGIITAFKMTDGSGVGAFVQFEDRSATWFFEDELKPLE from the coding sequence ATGGAAATCGGGCAAAAAGTAAAAGTCTATCGTCTAAGAGACCGCGTATCACCAGCAGTCGTCAGTAAACTCGGTAAAATTGGAATCATCACCGCCTTCAAAATGACTGATGGCAGTGGTGTAGGCGCATTTGTTCAATTTGAAGACCGTTCAGCGACCTGGTTTTTTGAAGACGAACTCAAACCCCTAGAATAG
- a CDS encoding Get3/ArsA fold putative tail anchor-mediating ATPase NosAFP: protein MSLILTFLGKGGSGRTTIALAAAKKMASSGSKVLLIGQDPSPSWGMLVGASPSPSPVQIAANLSVVQQQTTLLLERSWDEIKDLESQYLRSPTLKNIYGQELGVLPGMDQALALNSIREYDKTGDYDVIIYDGSGDLATLRTFGIPEVFSWYIRRFRQVLTESDIGKILSPFIQPITSAILNVSWTADDLVNKPSNEANDILDQGRKALANPNRIRAYLVTTDDPVAVTQAKYLWGSAQQIGLTVAGVILNQSELTDTLAAEFAPLSLTSVPSRIGEDWQAVINALPNFQEGVNAPKPLTIEIASNQVRVFLPGLAKNQVKLTQSGPELTIEAGDQRRNIDVPESLRGKPVKGAKFLEGYLIISF from the coding sequence ATGTCTTTAATTCTAACCTTTCTAGGTAAAGGAGGCAGTGGTCGCACTACCATAGCGCTCGCAGCCGCCAAAAAAATGGCAAGTAGCGGGTCAAAAGTTCTCTTAATCGGACAAGACCCTAGTCCCTCTTGGGGGATGCTAGTGGGAGCATCTCCTAGTCCCTCTCCCGTTCAAATCGCGGCTAATTTAAGCGTGGTTCAACAGCAAACCACCCTATTACTAGAGCGAAGTTGGGACGAAATCAAAGACTTAGAATCACAATACCTGCGCTCCCCCACCTTAAAAAACATTTATGGTCAAGAGTTAGGGGTATTGCCGGGGATGGATCAAGCTTTAGCCCTTAATAGCATCCGAGAATACGACAAAACCGGTGACTATGATGTCATTATCTATGATGGCTCCGGAGACTTAGCAACCTTAAGAACCTTCGGTATCCCAGAAGTATTTAGTTGGTATATACGCCGTTTTCGTCAAGTATTGACAGAATCAGACATCGGGAAAATCCTATCTCCCTTTATTCAACCCATCACCTCGGCTATCCTCAACGTCAGTTGGACAGCAGATGATTTAGTCAATAAACCCTCTAACGAAGCTAACGATATTTTAGACCAGGGAAGGAAAGCTTTAGCCAATCCTAACCGAATTCGAGCCTATTTAGTCACTACTGACGATCCAGTCGCCGTCACCCAAGCTAAATATCTTTGGGGCAGTGCTCAACAAATAGGTTTAACTGTAGCAGGAGTCATCCTCAATCAAAGCGAGCTAACAGACACCCTAGCCGCCGAATTTGCCCCCTTATCCTTAACGAGTGTTCCCAGCCGCATAGGAGAAGATTGGCAAGCGGTGATCAATGCCTTACCCAATTTCCAAGAAGGGGTAAACGCCCCCAAACCTCTAACCATAGAAATCGCCAGCAATCAAGTCCGAGTCTTTCTACCAGGATTGGCCAAAAATCAAGTTAAACTAACCCAATCCGGACCGGAACTAACCATAGAAGCCGGCGACCAACGACGTAATATAGATGTACCAGAATCCTTGCGAGGAAAACCAGTAAAAGGAGCAAAATTTCTAGAGGGCTATTTAATTATCTCCTTCTAG
- the chlG gene encoding chlorophyll synthase ChlG has translation MSNPPMSENSESTTAANSDRSSKTRQLLGMKGASPGETSIWKIRLQLMKPITWIPLIWGVVCGAASSGGYTWTLENLLKAAACMLLSGPLLAGYTQTINDFYDRDIDAINEPYRPIPSGAISIPQVITQILVLLFAGYGVAYGLDVWAGHEFPNITCLALFGSFLAYIYSAPPLKLKKNGWLGNYALGASYIALPWWAGHALFGELNLTIIILTLIYSLAGLGIAVVNDFKSVEGDRQLGLKSLPVMFGVSTAAWICVIMIDVFQAGIAGYLISIHENLYATILLLLVIPQITFQDMYFLRSPLENDVKYQASAQPFLVLGMLVAGLALGHAGI, from the coding sequence ATGTCTAATCCTCCTATGTCAGAAAACAGCGAATCAACAACAGCCGCCAACAGCGATCGCAGTTCCAAAACCCGGCAACTGTTAGGAATGAAAGGAGCCTCTCCAGGAGAAACCTCGATTTGGAAAATTCGCCTACAACTGATGAAACCCATCACTTGGATTCCTCTAATCTGGGGCGTTGTTTGTGGTGCGGCTTCTTCGGGAGGATATACCTGGACCCTAGAAAATCTCCTTAAAGCGGCTGCCTGTATGCTTTTATCGGGTCCCCTGTTAGCCGGTTATACCCAAACCATCAATGATTTTTATGACCGCGACATTGATGCTATCAACGAACCCTATCGCCCCATCCCTTCCGGAGCCATTTCCATTCCGCAAGTCATCACTCAAATTTTAGTGCTTCTGTTTGCTGGGTATGGGGTAGCTTATGGCTTAGATGTTTGGGCCGGTCATGAATTCCCCAATATCACCTGTCTAGCCCTATTCGGCTCATTTCTGGCCTATATTTATTCTGCCCCACCCCTAAAACTGAAAAAAAATGGCTGGTTAGGCAATTATGCCCTAGGTGCTTCCTATATTGCGCTACCTTGGTGGGCCGGTCATGCTCTATTTGGAGAGTTAAACCTGACAATTATCATATTGACCTTGATTTATAGCTTAGCCGGCTTAGGCATTGCCGTTGTCAATGACTTTAAAAGTGTTGAAGGTGACCGCCAACTGGGATTAAAATCTCTACCGGTTATGTTTGGGGTAAGCACGGCGGCTTGGATTTGTGTAATCATGATCGATGTTTTTCAAGCCGGAATTGCTGGATATCTGATCAGTATTCATGAAAACCTCTATGCCACGATTTTACTCTTGCTGGTGATTCCTCAGATTACCTTCCAAGATATGTACTTCCTGCGCTCTCCGTTGGAAAATGATGTCAAATATCAAGCCAGCGCTCAACCTTTTCTCGTTTTGGGTATGCTTGTGGCAGGACTAGCGTTAGGTCATGCCGGAATTTAA
- a CDS encoding glycoside hydrolase family 10 protein produces the protein MKTRANVWWNSLLCLCLCISLLVLFSLPFDIFQSPRHLSASSNTPEVRGVWLTNVASGVFFAPWSINRAITSLSRLNFNTLYPVVWNRGHTFYPSQIALKETGQLEDPLLRTLRAGSDVLAEIIEVAHREGLTVLPWFEYGFIVPADSALAKRHRSWLTQNQQGQYYPKSSKTDEVLQDDVSYQQKNILSKWLFQSYQQRVKNFVWLNPNHPEVQKFIKDLIVEVVTNYDVDGIQLDDHFGLPVELGYDPLTIKLYQKDHQGKKPPRNFRDGEWMRWRAAKLTNFMEDLVKTVRIIRPDVRISLSPNSHYFSYQNYLQDWKTWVKRGLVDELVLQVYRSNLQDFQAQLSQAAVQFSRQRIPVSVGILTGTWRSPVSILKIEQQVKIVRERGFAGVSFFYWETLWGYFTPESPRKRRQVFEKIFAQPALRPEVAALTNY, from the coding sequence ATGAAAACAAGAGCTAATGTTTGGTGGAATTCTTTGCTGTGTTTATGTTTATGTATTAGCCTCTTGGTTTTATTTTCTCTTCCCTTTGATATTTTTCAATCGCCTCGCCATCTGTCGGCCTCCTCTAATACCCCAGAAGTCAGAGGAGTATGGCTAACTAATGTGGCCAGTGGGGTGTTTTTTGCTCCTTGGAGTATTAACCGCGCTATTACCAGTCTATCCCGTCTCAATTTTAATACTCTTTATCCTGTGGTTTGGAATCGGGGTCATACCTTTTACCCTAGTCAAATTGCTCTTAAAGAGACAGGACAATTAGAAGACCCTTTACTGCGGACTCTGCGAGCGGGTTCTGATGTTTTGGCAGAAATTATTGAAGTGGCTCATCGAGAGGGCTTAACCGTTTTACCCTGGTTTGAGTATGGGTTTATTGTGCCGGCTGATTCTGCCTTGGCGAAACGTCATCGCTCTTGGTTAACTCAAAATCAACAGGGACAATATTATCCTAAAAGTTCTAAAACCGATGAAGTGTTACAAGATGATGTTTCTTATCAACAAAAAAATATTTTATCAAAATGGTTATTCCAGAGCTATCAACAACGAGTCAAAAATTTTGTTTGGTTGAATCCTAATCATCCAGAAGTGCAAAAATTTATTAAAGACCTGATTGTCGAAGTGGTGACTAATTATGATGTTGATGGTATTCAGTTAGATGATCATTTTGGCTTACCGGTTGAGTTAGGCTATGATCCGCTAACGATTAAACTTTATCAGAAAGACCATCAAGGCAAAAAGCCGCCCCGGAATTTTCGGGATGGGGAGTGGATGCGCTGGCGAGCCGCTAAGTTGACAAATTTTATGGAAGATTTAGTCAAAACGGTGAGAATAATTCGGCCCGATGTCCGCATTTCTCTGTCTCCTAATTCTCATTATTTTTCTTATCAGAATTATCTACAAGATTGGAAGACTTGGGTAAAACGGGGTTTGGTCGATGAGCTAGTGTTACAAGTTTACCGTAGTAATTTACAGGATTTTCAAGCCCAATTGTCACAAGCGGCGGTGCAGTTCTCTCGCCAACGTATTCCGGTCAGTGTGGGCATTTTAACTGGGACTTGGCGTAGTCCTGTCAGCATCTTAAAAATTGAACAGCAGGTTAAAATTGTCCGCGAGCGTGGTTTTGCTGGTGTATCGTTTTTTTATTGGGAAACCCTATGGGGATATTTTACGCCAGAATCACCCCGTAAACGTCGACAAGTTTTTGAGAAAATTTTTGCTCAACCGGCTTTGCGTCCTGAAGTTGCCGCACTCACGAATTATTAG
- a CDS encoding FIST signal transduction protein → MTKPMQWANALSTRPSLEAAITEVVEKVTQSITNPNIGIVFISSAYASDYPRVLPLILDKLPLPILIGCGGGGIIGVNSGDVLEIEGTPALSLSVAALPGVQMQPFYLEGENLPDLDAPPKAWIDLIGVSPEQNPQFILLCDPFTSKISDLLEGLDFAYPGAIKIGGLASSATMGLQQALFYHHSKDNNTSVYREGTVGLALWGDIILETIVAQGCRPIGSPYRISQCERNIIVELTDTDDESTSRPPLAILQDLIQTLSEQDRLLAQQSLFIGIARDEFKLKLNHGDFLIRNLLGVDPRQGAIAIADRVRNGQRIQFHLRDAQTSATDLEILLQAYQREAAQSSPAVGALMFSCLGRGEGLYGKPNFDSRLLRNYLPKISIGGFFCNGEIGPVGGRTFLHGYTSAFAIFRQP, encoded by the coding sequence ATGACTAAGCCAATGCAGTGGGCCAACGCTTTATCAACACGTCCTTCTTTAGAAGCCGCTATTACTGAAGTTGTGGAGAAGGTTACTCAATCCATAACTAATCCAAATATAGGGATAGTTTTTATTTCTTCAGCTTATGCGAGTGACTATCCTAGGGTACTTCCTCTAATTTTAGATAAACTTCCGCTACCGATTTTAATTGGCTGTGGAGGAGGTGGAATTATTGGGGTCAACTCAGGAGACGTTCTAGAAATAGAAGGTACACCCGCTTTAAGTCTCAGTGTGGCGGCTCTGCCGGGGGTGCAGATGCAGCCGTTTTACCTAGAAGGAGAGAATTTACCCGACTTGGATGCTCCACCTAAAGCTTGGATCGATTTGATCGGCGTTTCACCCGAACAAAATCCTCAATTTATCTTACTGTGCGATCCCTTCACCTCTAAGATTAGTGATCTGCTTGAGGGACTCGATTTTGCTTATCCAGGCGCGATAAAAATTGGTGGGTTAGCTAGTTCTGCCACTATGGGACTTCAACAGGCCTTGTTTTATCATCACTCAAAGGATAACAATACTTCTGTTTATCGAGAGGGAACGGTCGGCTTAGCTTTGTGGGGGGACATTATTCTAGAAACTATTGTCGCTCAAGGCTGTCGCCCGATAGGCTCTCCCTATCGGATTAGTCAATGTGAACGAAATATTATTGTTGAATTAACTGATACAGACGATGAATCAACATCTCGTCCGCCTCTAGCGATTTTACAAGATTTAATTCAAACTTTAAGTGAGCAAGACCGGCTCTTAGCCCAACAATCTCTATTTATCGGTATTGCTCGGGATGAGTTTAAGCTTAAACTCAATCATGGCGATTTTTTAATTCGTAATTTATTAGGTGTCGATCCCAGACAAGGGGCTATTGCTATCGCGGATCGGGTTCGCAATGGTCAACGCATTCAGTTTCACCTACGAGATGCTCAAACTTCGGCCACAGATTTAGAAATTCTTCTACAAGCTTACCAACGCGAAGCCGCTCAGTCTAGTCCGGCAGTAGGGGCCTTAATGTTTTCCTGTTTAGGGCGGGGAGAAGGGCTTTATGGAAAGCCAAATTTTGATTCTAGACTGCTGCGAAACTATCTGCCCAAGATTAGTATTGGCGGGTTTTTCTGCAACGGGGAAATTGGACCGGTAGGCGGCAGAACCTTTTTACATGGCTATACCTCAGCTTTTGCCATTTTTCGCCAACCTTGA